In one window of Maribacter sp. BPC-D8 DNA:
- the tilS gene encoding tRNA lysidine(34) synthetase TilS, which produces MLKAFKKHIEDSFPELLDAHFIIACSGGLDSTVLVELCHQANLKFSLAHCNFRLRGTASDGDEAFVRDYAKKIEKEVVITNFDTLGYVNQHKVSVQMAARELRYAWFEQLLKENKGTYLLTAHHANDNLETFIINLSRGTGIDGLTGIPAKINDIRRPLFPFTRQELESFAEVQKMEWREDASNADAKYLRNKIRLEIIPKLKELHPTFSDNFKNTLSYLQQTETIASAYLKKLKEELFVDNDGKFEIEIAKLKELHPLSTYLHGLFSAYGFKEMDNLEALLDGLSGKQLASSSHVLVKNRDVLILTSNVESKSDAQEYLITEEEVPLNLPLNLKFSVVPERYDNTDTAIFVQKNALKYPLTVRKWKTGDYFYPIGLNRKKKLSKYFKDEKVDVLSKEETWLLCSEGQIVWVIGMRADHRFRVDDTAQDILKIEFT; this is translated from the coding sequence GTGTTAAAAGCATTCAAAAAACATATTGAAGATTCTTTTCCAGAATTGTTAGATGCTCACTTCATCATTGCATGTAGTGGTGGTCTAGATAGTACTGTGCTTGTGGAGCTTTGCCATCAAGCAAATTTGAAATTTTCTTTAGCACATTGTAATTTTAGGTTGCGTGGCACAGCTAGTGATGGCGATGAAGCTTTTGTGCGTGATTATGCCAAAAAGATAGAGAAAGAGGTTGTTATAACAAATTTCGATACTCTTGGCTATGTAAATCAGCATAAGGTTTCTGTGCAAATGGCTGCTCGAGAACTTCGTTATGCTTGGTTCGAGCAATTACTAAAAGAAAATAAAGGTACTTATCTACTAACAGCTCATCATGCAAACGATAATTTAGAAACGTTTATAATCAATTTATCTCGAGGTACAGGTATCGATGGCTTAACGGGTATACCTGCTAAAATAAATGATATACGAAGACCTTTGTTTCCTTTTACTAGGCAAGAACTGGAATCTTTTGCAGAGGTTCAAAAAATGGAATGGCGTGAAGATGCGAGTAATGCCGATGCGAAATACTTACGTAATAAAATACGATTAGAGATTATTCCGAAGTTGAAAGAATTGCATCCTACTTTTTCAGATAATTTCAAGAATACACTAAGCTATTTACAGCAGACCGAAACTATTGCTTCAGCTTACCTTAAGAAATTAAAAGAAGAACTCTTTGTTGATAATGATGGTAAGTTTGAAATTGAAATCGCAAAATTAAAAGAGTTACATCCGCTTTCTACCTATCTACATGGATTGTTTAGTGCTTACGGATTTAAAGAAATGGATAATCTTGAAGCATTGTTAGACGGACTTTCTGGTAAGCAATTAGCTTCGAGTTCACATGTTTTGGTTAAGAATCGAGATGTATTGATTTTAACTTCAAACGTAGAAAGCAAATCGGATGCTCAGGAGTATCTGATTACGGAAGAAGAAGTACCTTTGAACCTTCCGTTAAACTTAAAATTTTCGGTAGTACCCGAACGTTATGATAATACAGATACAGCAATATTCGTTCAAAAGAATGCATTAAAGTATCCATTGACAGTAAGAAAATGGAAAACTGGCGACTATTTTTATCCGATAGGTTTAAACCGGAAAAAGAAATTGTCAAAGTATTTTAAAGACGAAAAAGTAGATGTTTTGTCTAAGGAAGAAACTTGGTTGTTATGCTCAGAAGGGCAAATTGTTTGGGTTATTGGTATGCGTGCAGACCATCGTTTTAGAGTTGACGATACCGCTCAAGATATTTTAAAAATAGAATTTACATGA
- a CDS encoding NADPH-dependent FMN reductase: protein MSYVLAFAGSNSSVSINYKLVKHTATLIKGEEVRLRDLSKYPFPMYSQDAEKENGFSNSLVEFNNEIANSKGLIISVNEHNSYPSAYFKNTMDWLSRIDSKFLADKKILLMATSGGGRGAIGALEVAEKMIARFQGTVVESFSLPHYNDNFDEVKGITNAELAEIHAAKVASFIKSIS, encoded by the coding sequence ATGAGTTATGTTTTAGCATTTGCAGGTAGCAATTCTTCAGTATCCATTAATTATAAATTGGTTAAGCATACTGCTACCCTAATAAAAGGGGAAGAAGTGAGGTTGAGAGATCTTTCTAAATATCCATTTCCGATGTATAGTCAAGATGCAGAAAAGGAAAACGGATTCTCGAATTCTTTGGTGGAATTCAATAACGAAATAGCCAATTCTAAAGGATTAATTATCTCAGTAAATGAACATAATAGTTACCCGTCTGCATATTTTAAGAATACGATGGACTGGTTGTCTCGAATAGATTCTAAATTTCTTGCGGATAAGAAGATTTTATTGATGGCTACTTCAGGTGGTGGTCGTGGTGCTATTGGTGCTTTAGAAGTGGCAGAAAAAATGATTGCTAGATTTCAAGGTACCGTGGTTGAATCATTCTCATTACCTCATTATAATGATAACTTTGACGAAGTCAAAGGAATTACTAATGCCGAGTTGGCTGAAATTCATGCAGCTAAAGTAGCTTCTTTTATAAAGTCTATTTCTTAA
- a CDS encoding heparan-alpha-glucosaminide N-acetyltransferase domain-containing protein, which translates to MSNSKSRLFFLDAIRAWAILMMLQGHFIDGLLDNAFRDNSNMLFSTWKYFRGITAPVFFTVSGFIFTFLLIRSKQTGWANPRVKKGIKRGFELLVIAYLLRMNIFGLFKGEIYDSFYLVDVLHCIGLSILFIIGFYILTFAKQKWIFPTILMSTTLLLFIFEPMYKASSFEFLPQVFANYLTKANGSVFTIIPWLGYATIGSFMSVLFSKHQESKNLYNFIVPTYIATGLILIFLSSDFFLSVYDITGIQLFQAINDNNYLFIRLGDVLIVFSIFILLRKVLMNATWLRIGQSTLSIYIIHFIILYGSFTGVGLYRFFHHSMNPYLVVPGAILFMIASTYLALKYEDHKAELKVNVRAILSSTRIYLEQFAIIAFEVLRTATEKVLRVLGLIKN; encoded by the coding sequence ATGAGCAACTCTAAGTCAAGATTGTTTTTTTTAGACGCCATTAGGGCATGGGCTATCTTAATGATGCTACAGGGTCATTTTATTGATGGTCTGCTTGATAATGCTTTCAGAGACAACTCTAATATGCTGTTCAGTACTTGGAAGTATTTTAGAGGAATTACCGCTCCGGTATTCTTTACCGTATCAGGATTCATTTTTACATTCTTATTAATTAGATCCAAGCAAACTGGTTGGGCTAACCCACGAGTTAAAAAGGGTATTAAACGCGGATTTGAATTATTGGTCATCGCCTACCTTTTACGAATGAACATTTTCGGTTTGTTCAAAGGTGAAATATATGATTCGTTCTACCTAGTAGATGTACTGCATTGTATAGGATTATCGATATTATTCATTATTGGTTTCTACATTTTAACCTTTGCTAAGCAAAAATGGATTTTCCCAACAATACTAATGTCTACTACGCTACTGCTGTTCATTTTCGAACCTATGTATAAAGCATCTAGTTTTGAATTTTTACCGCAGGTATTTGCAAATTATTTAACCAAGGCAAATGGCTCAGTTTTCACCATTATACCATGGTTGGGCTACGCCACTATTGGTAGTTTTATGTCCGTACTATTTTCTAAGCACCAGGAAAGCAAAAATTTATACAATTTCATAGTACCGACTTACATCGCTACAGGATTGATTTTGATATTTCTTTCTTCAGATTTTTTCCTTTCAGTTTATGATATTACAGGTATACAATTGTTTCAAGCTATTAATGACAACAATTATCTATTCATTCGTTTAGGTGATGTTCTAATCGTTTTCTCCATATTCATTTTATTAAGAAAAGTCTTAATGAATGCAACATGGTTAAGAATAGGTCAAAGCACTTTATCTATCTATATTATTCATTTCATCATCTTATATGGCAGTTTTACCGGTGTAGGTCTATATCGATTCTTTCATCATTCAATGAATCCGTACTTGGTTGTACCTGGTGCGATTCTATTTATGATAGCGAGCACCTATTTAGCTTTAAAATATGAAGACCATAAAGCGGAATTAAAAGTAAACGTACGTGCAATTTTATCTTCTACAAGAATCTACTTAGAGCAATTTGCAATAATCGCTTTTGAAGTTTTAAGAACAGCCACAGAAAAAGTATTACGTGTGCTAGGCTTAATTAAAAACTAA
- the lpdA gene encoding dihydrolipoyl dehydrogenase: MDQYDVAIIGSGPGGYVAAIRCAQLGMKTAIIEKYSTLGGTCLNVGCIPSKAMLDSSHHYEDAVKHFEEHGIEIPGEIKVNLEKMIARKQGVVDQTTKGIEFLMDKNKITVYEGVGSFKDATHVNIKKNDGKTEEIEAKNVIIATGSKPSTLPFIKLDKERIITSTETLELKEIPKHMIVIGGGVIGLELGQVYKRLGADVTVVEFMDRIIPGMDAALSKELTKVMKKQKVKFALSHKVKSVERKGDQVIVKADNKKGEEVVFEGDYCLVAVGRKPYTDGLNADAAGVKLDDRGKVIVDEHLKTSADNIYAIGDVIKGAMLAHKAEEEGTLVAEILAGQKPHIDYNLIPGVVYTWPEVAAVGKTEEELKEAGVEYKVGQFPMRALGRARASMDTDGFVKILADKKTDEVLGVHMVGARCADLIAEAVTAMEFRASAEDISRMSHAHPTYAEAVKEAALAATDNRALHV, encoded by the coding sequence ATGGATCAATATGATGTAGCCATTATAGGCTCAGGACCTGGAGGATACGTAGCAGCAATACGTTGTGCTCAATTAGGAATGAAAACAGCAATAATTGAAAAATATTCCACGTTAGGTGGAACATGTTTAAATGTTGGATGTATTCCTTCTAAGGCGATGTTAGATTCTTCTCATCATTATGAAGATGCTGTTAAGCATTTTGAAGAGCATGGAATTGAAATTCCTGGTGAGATTAAAGTGAATTTAGAAAAAATGATTGCTCGTAAGCAAGGTGTTGTTGATCAGACTACCAAGGGAATTGAGTTCTTGATGGACAAGAATAAAATTACTGTTTACGAAGGCGTTGGTAGTTTTAAAGATGCCACGCATGTAAACATTAAAAAGAATGATGGTAAAACAGAAGAAATTGAAGCGAAAAATGTAATCATCGCTACAGGTTCTAAACCGTCGACTTTACCATTTATTAAATTAGATAAAGAACGTATTATTACTTCTACCGAGACTTTAGAGCTTAAAGAGATACCAAAACATATGATTGTTATTGGTGGTGGTGTAATTGGTTTAGAATTAGGGCAGGTATATAAAAGACTAGGTGCAGATGTTACTGTAGTTGAGTTTATGGATCGTATTATTCCTGGTATGGATGCTGCGCTTTCTAAAGAGTTGACCAAGGTGATGAAAAAGCAAAAAGTAAAATTTGCCTTATCGCACAAAGTAAAGTCTGTTGAAAGAAAAGGCGATCAGGTAATCGTTAAGGCTGATAACAAAAAAGGTGAAGAAGTTGTTTTTGAAGGTGATTATTGTTTAGTTGCTGTAGGTAGAAAACCATATACTGACGGACTAAATGCTGATGCTGCAGGTGTAAAGCTTGATGATAGAGGTAAAGTGATTGTTGATGAGCATTTGAAAACAAGTGCCGATAACATTTACGCTATCGGTGATGTAATCAAAGGTGCTATGTTGGCTCACAAAGCTGAAGAAGAAGGTACTTTGGTTGCTGAGATATTAGCGGGTCAAAAACCACATATCGATTATAACTTAATACCTGGTGTAGTATATACATGGCCAGAGGTTGCTGCTGTTGGTAAAACAGAAGAGGAATTGAAAGAAGCGGGTGTAGAATATAAGGTTGGTCAATTTCCAATGCGTGCATTAGGTCGTGCTAGAGCAAGTATGGATACTGACGGATTTGTAAAGATTCTTGCAGATAAAAAGACAGATGAAGTTTTAGGTGTACATATGGTTGGTGCGCGTTGTGCCGATTTAATTGCCGAAGCGGTAACTGCGATGGAGTTTAGAGCGTCTGCAGAAGATATTTCTAGAATGAGCCACGCTCACCCAACATACGCAGAAGCGGTTAAAGAGGCAGCATTAGCGGCTACAGATAACCGTGCTTTGCATGTTTAA
- a CDS encoding Lrp/AsnC family transcriptional regulator, whose protein sequence is MKLDQTDNSLLELLQADSKKTTKEYALKLGLSTTAIYERIKRLERVGAIRSYVALVDKAIVDRNFTVFCHVKLVQHVKDNIAQFEAQVMRLQEVVECHHLSGDYDYLLKIHVRDMDAYRNFMVNKLTTMNHIGSTQSSFTIKEVKHSTAIPL, encoded by the coding sequence ATGAAGCTAGATCAAACCGATAACAGTCTTTTGGAGCTTTTACAGGCAGATAGTAAGAAGACAACTAAGGAATATGCTTTAAAATTAGGACTTTCAACAACGGCGATTTATGAACGTATTAAACGATTAGAAAGAGTTGGTGCCATTAGAAGTTACGTAGCGTTAGTCGATAAGGCCATTGTAGATAGGAATTTTACGGTGTTTTGCCATGTTAAACTTGTGCAACATGTAAAGGATAATATAGCACAATTTGAAGCTCAAGTTATGCGTTTACAAGAGGTGGTAGAGTGCCACCATTTAAGTGGAGATTATGATTACTTGTTGAAAATTCACGTTCGAGATATGGATGCATACCGAAATTTTATGGTCAATAAATTAACCACCATGAATCATATTGGTAGTACCCAAAGTTCTTTTACCATAAAAGAGGTAAAGCATTCTACGGCTATACCCCTTTAA
- a CDS encoding aminotransferase class I/II-fold pyridoxal phosphate-dependent enzyme, which produces MSQKNSNDLQDLQYFGEYGGVNPSISDSSTYTFISAKTMFDTFEGNTEGCYLYSRHSSPSNLYLGEALAALEGTESANVTASGMGAITAVILQLCNAGDHIISSRTIYGGTYAFMKNFLIKFGIKTTFLDITDLDAVAAAITPNTKMIYCESVSNPLLEVADISALSRIAKKNELPLIVDNTFSPLTVSPAKLGADIVIHSLTKFINGTSDCVAGVVCGTTEFCLSLKDVNNGAGMLLGSTLDSTRAASILKNMRTLHIRMKKHSENAQFLAENFEKDGLRIVYPGLPSHPGHLIMEDQMNPEYGYGGLVTMDVGTLENANALMELMQERKLGYLAVSLGFYKTLFSAPGSSTSSEIPLEEQEEMGLGNGLIRFSIGLDDDIQRTYTLMRKCLEDLNILDVKSIKA; this is translated from the coding sequence ATGAGCCAAAAGAACAGCAATGACTTACAAGACCTACAATACTTCGGAGAATATGGCGGAGTAAATCCTTCTATATCCGATTCTTCAACCTATACCTTTATATCGGCAAAAACCATGTTCGATACCTTTGAAGGTAATACCGAGGGTTGTTATTTGTACAGCAGACACTCCTCCCCTTCAAATTTATATTTAGGTGAGGCATTAGCAGCATTAGAAGGTACCGAGAGTGCAAATGTAACCGCTAGTGGTATGGGAGCTATTACGGCTGTTATTTTACAATTATGTAATGCCGGGGACCATATTATTAGTAGTAGAACTATTTATGGAGGTACCTATGCGTTCATGAAAAACTTCTTAATAAAATTCGGAATTAAAACTACCTTTTTAGACATTACAGATCTTGATGCAGTAGCCGCAGCTATTACACCAAACACTAAAATGATATATTGCGAAAGTGTTAGTAATCCGCTTTTAGAGGTTGCCGATATCTCTGCACTTTCACGTATTGCCAAGAAAAATGAATTACCATTAATAGTTGATAATACTTTTTCTCCTTTAACTGTTTCACCTGCAAAACTAGGAGCGGACATCGTTATTCATAGTCTTACAAAATTCATTAACGGAACCAGCGACTGTGTTGCCGGTGTTGTTTGTGGTACTACAGAATTCTGTCTTAGTCTTAAAGATGTAAATAACGGTGCAGGTATGCTTTTAGGCAGCACTCTAGATAGCACACGTGCCGCTTCTATTCTAAAGAACATGCGCACGTTGCATATTCGTATGAAAAAGCATAGTGAAAATGCACAGTTCTTAGCAGAGAATTTTGAAAAAGACGGATTACGTATTGTCTACCCAGGACTCCCTTCTCACCCAGGACATTTAATTATGGAAGATCAAATGAATCCGGAATACGGGTATGGCGGATTAGTAACTATGGATGTAGGTACTCTTGAGAATGCAAATGCATTGATGGAATTAATGCAAGAAAGAAAATTAGGTTATTTAGCAGTTAGCCTCGGATTTTACAAAACATTATTCAGCGCACCCGGAAGCTCCACATCTTCAGAAATTCCGTTAGAGGAACAAGAAGAAATGGGACTTGGAAATGGATTAATTCGATTTTCAATTGGCTTAGATGATGATATTCAAAGAACCTATACCTTAATGAGAAAATGCCTTGAAGACCTTAATATACTGGATGTCAAAAGCATAAAAGCATAA
- the nhaC gene encoding Na+/H+ antiporter NhaC — MLDQNTNEHRENEHIVDNKELSIFAALIPVIVLVAMLAYNVYVFGDDALSGSNQFILLMGGAVAAVVGFANKVSYKQMIAEVEENIRSTTGALLILLMVGALAGTWLVSGIIPAMIYYGLQILNPTIFLAACVIICAVISVATGSSWTTSATVGIALIGIGEALGISLGMTAGAVLSGAYFGDKLSPLSDTTNLAPAMAGGELFSHIKYMMWTTVPTISVTLIVFLIIGFSLETNGEADVDAILASIDSSFDINGWLFLVPVAVIFLIVKKTPPLAALLIGTLLAALFALIFQPSIVAGITGASELTFQSGYQGILKAITVSTDVPTDNKALSDLFSSKGMTGMLGTIWLIICAMFFGGVMDGIGALSRITKSLLKMAKSTFGLFFSTGISCIVLNGTASDQYLAIVVPGKMFSKAFKDRGLAPENLSRTLEDTGTVTSVLIPYNTCGAYHSGVLGVGVAEYFVYAIFNWLSPIMTFIFAGFNIKIKKLAAK, encoded by the coding sequence ATGTTAGACCAAAATACCAATGAACATAGGGAAAACGAGCATATCGTTGACAATAAAGAATTAAGCATATTTGCAGCTTTAATTCCCGTTATAGTCCTAGTTGCTATGTTAGCATACAATGTTTATGTATTTGGTGATGACGCCTTAAGTGGCTCAAATCAGTTCATACTTTTAATGGGCGGTGCAGTTGCGGCTGTAGTTGGGTTTGCCAACAAGGTTTCTTATAAGCAAATGATAGCCGAAGTAGAAGAGAACATTCGATCTACCACAGGTGCATTGCTAATATTACTAATGGTTGGTGCACTGGCAGGTACATGGCTTGTAAGTGGTATTATACCTGCAATGATATATTACGGACTGCAAATTCTTAATCCCACTATATTTCTAGCAGCTTGTGTAATTATTTGCGCTGTGATTTCTGTTGCCACAGGTAGTAGCTGGACAACCTCTGCAACCGTAGGTATTGCTCTAATAGGTATTGGTGAAGCATTAGGAATTTCATTAGGGATGACCGCTGGTGCCGTATTATCTGGCGCATATTTTGGTGACAAACTTTCTCCACTAAGTGATACTACAAATTTAGCACCTGCTATGGCGGGTGGCGAATTGTTCTCACATATTAAGTATATGATGTGGACAACTGTACCTACCATTTCAGTTACGCTAATCGTATTTTTAATCATCGGTTTTAGTTTAGAGACCAACGGAGAAGCAGATGTAGATGCTATTTTAGCATCTATCGACTCCTCTTTCGATATTAATGGTTGGTTATTTTTGGTGCCTGTAGCGGTTATATTTTTAATCGTTAAAAAGACTCCACCTTTAGCTGCCTTATTAATAGGAACCTTATTAGCTGCTCTTTTTGCGCTAATTTTTCAACCAAGTATTGTTGCTGGCATCACTGGAGCATCAGAATTAACTTTTCAGTCTGGTTATCAAGGTATTTTAAAAGCCATAACAGTTAGCACAGATGTACCTACCGATAACAAAGCATTAAGCGATTTATTCTCTTCGAAAGGAATGACAGGTATGTTAGGTACCATTTGGTTAATTATATGTGCCATGTTTTTCGGAGGCGTTATGGACGGTATTGGCGCATTATCAAGAATTACAAAATCGCTTCTTAAAATGGCTAAATCTACATTTGGTCTATTCTTTAGTACAGGTATAAGCTGTATCGTTTTAAACGGAACGGCTTCTGATCAATACTTGGCGATTGTAGTACCAGGAAAAATGTTCTCAAAAGCATTTAAAGACAGAGGTCTAGCTCCTGAAAACTTAAGTAGAACCTTAGAAGATACCGGTACGGTAACATCAGTACTAATACCATACAACACTTGTGGAGCTTACCATAGTGGCGTATTAGGGGTTGGTGTAGCAGAATACTTTGTATATGCCATCTTCAATTGGTTAAGCCCGATTATGACTTTCATCTTCGCCGGCTTCAATATTAAGATTAAAAAATTAGCTGCTAAATAA
- a CDS encoding peroxiredoxin, producing MAYVGKKFPNLSVNAMNDMGDTFKLNVLEEAQKNNKKVVLFWYPKDFTFVCPTELHAFQAAIGEFEKRNTIVIGASCDTPEVHFAWLSTAKDNGGIEGVTYPILADSNRNLSSVLGILDIQNEVYDEETGTVQVEGDNVTYRATYIIDEEGVVQHESINNMPLGRNVGEYLRLVDALTHVQEKGEVCPANWEEGKDAMSANRDGVASYLSTHSN from the coding sequence ATGGCATATGTAGGAAAGAAATTCCCAAATCTTAGTGTTAACGCAATGAACGATATGGGCGACACTTTTAAACTTAACGTATTAGAAGAAGCTCAAAAAAATAATAAAAAAGTGGTTCTTTTCTGGTATCCAAAAGATTTTACTTTTGTTTGCCCTACAGAATTACATGCTTTTCAAGCTGCTATTGGTGAATTCGAAAAAAGAAACACAATTGTAATCGGTGCTTCATGTGATACTCCAGAAGTACATTTTGCATGGTTAAGTACTGCAAAAGATAATGGTGGCATTGAAGGTGTTACATACCCAATATTAGCAGATAGTAACCGTAACTTATCTAGTGTTTTAGGCATTTTAGATATTCAAAATGAAGTGTACGATGAAGAAACAGGTACAGTTCAAGTAGAGGGTGACAATGTTACTTACCGAGCTACTTATATTATTGATGAAGAAGGTGTTGTACAACACGAAAGCATCAACAATATGCCGTTAGGTAGAAACGTTGGCGAGTATTTACGTTTAGTAGATGCTTTAACGCATGTACAAGAAAAAGGTGAGGTATGTCCAGCAAACTGGGAAGAAGGTAAAGATGCAATGTCTGCAAATAGAGACGGTGTTGCTAGCTACCTTTCTACACACTCAAACTAA
- a CDS encoding thioredoxin family protein, with protein sequence MLLELEQDNLQEIIDNNPNVVVQYSATWCGNCRIMKPKFKKEASQNEDITFVLADAEKFPESRKLADVSNLPTFASFEKGKIKNQVQTNKYDLLKDLISEITHN encoded by the coding sequence ATGTTATTAGAATTAGAACAAGATAATTTACAGGAAATCATAGATAATAATCCAAATGTTGTAGTTCAATATTCTGCAACATGGTGTGGTAACTGTAGAATCATGAAGCCAAAATTCAAAAAAGAGGCTTCACAAAATGAGGATATTACATTTGTTTTGGCAGATGCAGAGAAATTCCCTGAATCTAGAAAGCTAGCAGACGTAAGCAACTTACCAACCTTCGCTTCTTTCGAAAAAGGGAAAATTAAAAATCAGGTTCAAACTAATAAGTACGACCTATTAAAAGATTTGATCAGTGAGATTACCCATAATTAA
- a CDS encoding DUF6952 family protein: protein MRLPIIKLLTEFIEEKDSDFVLETIETLEALTELPSLKDEELDVIGELISNMYGAIEVANSIEQGTPKKDAMNQFMQRVLGSIDK, encoded by the coding sequence GTGAGATTACCCATAATTAAATTACTGACAGAGTTCATTGAAGAAAAAGATAGCGATTTCGTTCTAGAGACCATCGAGACTTTAGAAGCATTAACAGAGCTACCTTCATTAAAAGATGAAGAGCTTGATGTCATCGGCGAACTTATTTCTAATATGTACGGCGCTATAGAGGTTGCGAATAGCATTGAGCAAGGCACCCCAAAGAAAGATGCTATGAATCAATTTATGCAGCGAGTTTTAGGCTCCATAGACAAATAA
- the tpx gene encoding thiol peroxidase: MASVTLKGNEIHTLGTLPANGGKAPEFQLTKNDLSTVKLSDYEGSRVVLNIFPSVDTGTCAQSVRQFNKEAAELDNTIVLCISKDLPFAQARFCGAEGIENVEMLSDFKDGNFGKGYNVAFSDGPLAPLLSRAVVVVDEKGNVLYTEQVAETTEEPNYKAALEALMN, from the coding sequence ATGGCTTCGGTTACACTAAAAGGAAACGAAATACACACATTAGGAACTTTACCTGCAAACGGCGGAAAAGCTCCAGAATTTCAATTAACTAAGAATGACTTATCTACCGTAAAACTTTCAGATTATGAAGGTTCTAGAGTAGTATTAAATATATTCCCAAGTGTTGATACAGGCACTTGCGCACAGTCTGTACGCCAATTTAACAAAGAGGCTGCAGAGCTTGACAACACCATTGTTTTATGTATCTCTAAAGATTTACCATTTGCACAAGCAAGATTTTGTGGCGCAGAAGGGATTGAAAATGTTGAAATGCTTTCTGATTTTAAAGATGGTAATTTCGGAAAAGGTTATAACGTAGCATTCTCAGACGGACCATTAGCTCCATTGCTTTCTAGAGCGGTTGTTGTTGTTGATGAAAAAGGTAATGTATTGTATACAGAGCAAGTAGCAGAAACTACAGAAGAGCCAAATTACAAAGCAGCTTTAGAGGCATTAATGAACTAA